The nucleotide sequence AGACATTTATAAAACACTCATTACTGCATCATAATTAGGTTCATTAGCAATTTCTTGTACTTGTTCTGTATGTGTTATGATACCTTCAGAATTAATTACAACAATACAACGAGAGTGTAATGTTTCAAAAGGGCCATCTATAAAATTTACTCCGTAAGCCTTGCTAAATAAATTATCTTTATAATCTGCCAAGTTAATGATGTTTTCTAAGCCTTCAGAACTACAGTAACGAGATTGAGCAAAAGGTAAATCACGAGAAATACATAGTATTACAGTGTTTTCCATAGCACTTGCAGCTTCATTAAACTTTCTGGCTGAAGTTGCACAAGTAGAAGTATCTATACTCGGATAAATATTTAAAACAATATTTTTCCCAGCATAATCTTTTAGAGTTTTTGTAGACAGATCTACAGCTGTTAATTTAAAATCGGGAGCAACAGTTCCAACTTTTGGTAATTCTCCAGATGTTTCTACTGGTGTACCCCCAAGTGTTAATTTAGCCATAAGAATTTATTAAATAAATTTGATACGCAAAATTAATGTTTTATTAAACAATTCATACTTCTTTTATGTATTGTTAACTTATAGTTTAATAGATTATTTTGATGTAAACATAAAAACAATCAATTTTAACTATGGTAATTGCAAATATAATTTGGTAGTTTTGTCATTAAATATAGCTTTAAAAATTAATTACAAAAACAATATGGATAATATTAAAGGAGGCGATATAAGCCAGTGCCCATTTATGGGTGGTCCACAAAAACAAACAGCTGGAAACGGAACAACAAACCGCGATTGGTGGCCTAATGAGTTAAAATTAAATATTTTACGTCAAAATGCTGCAAAATCTAATCCAGTAGGCGAAAGTTTTGATTATGCTCAAGCGTTTAATGATATTGATTATGCAACGTTAAAACAAGAAGTTATTGATTTGATGACGGATTCTCAAGATTGGTGGCCAGCAGATCATGGGCACTATGGAGGATTTATGATTCGTATGGCATGGCATAGCGCAGGGACGTATCGTGTTGGTGATGGTAGAGGTGGTGCTAGTTCAGGATCACAACGTTTTGCTCCTTTAAATAGCTGGCCAGATAATGGAAATTTAGATAAAGCTCGTTTATTACTATGGCCTATCAAAAAGAAGTATGGTAAAAAACTATCTTGGGCAGATTTAATGATTTTGGCAGGTAATTGTGCCTTAGAATCTATGGGGTTCAAGACTTTTGGATTTGGAGCTGGACGTGAAGATATTTGGGAACCTGAACAGGATATATATTGGGGATCTGAAAAAGAATGGTTAGGAAATGACGCACGTTTTTCTGAAGGTCGAGATAAGTTAGAAGCACCTTTAGGAGCGGTACATATGGGGTTGATTTATGTAAACCCTGAAGGCCCTAATGGAAAACCAGATCCACTAGGTTCTGCTTTTGATATGAGAGAAACGTTTGGTCGTATGGCAATGAATGATGAAGAAATTGTTGCGCTTACAGCTGGAGGGCATACTTTTGGAAAAGCTCATGGAGCTGCAGATCCAGATAAATATGTTGGAGCTGAACCACATGGAGCTGCAATTGAGGAAATGAGCACGGGTTGGAAAAATACTTATGGAACCGGAGTTTTAGATGATGCCATTACTAGTGGTTTAGAAGGTGCTTGGACACCTAATCCAAATAAATGGGATCATGATTTCTTTAAAGTACTTTTAGATTACGATTGGGAGTTAACAACAAGCCCAGCTGGAGCAAGTCAATGGACTCCAAAAGCAGATTCTGGAGCTCCAACTGCAGCGACTGCTGGAGATGCATCTAAAAGACAAGCTTTAATGATGACTGATGCAGATATGGCATTAAAAGTAGATCCAGAATTCTTAAAAATATCTCAACGTTTTAAAGAGAATCCAGAAGCATTTGAAGATGCGTTTGCTCGTGCTTGGTTTAAACTTACACATAGAGATATGGGGCCAATTTCACGTTATTTAGGCCCTGAAGTTCCTAAAGAAGAGTTGATTTGGCAAGACCCAATTCCTGCAGGAACAAATCTTAGCGATTCAGAAGTCAATACCTTGAAAGATGCAATAATAGCTTCAGATTTAACAGTATCTCAATTAGTAACTACAGCTTGGGCCTCAGCTTCAACGTATAGAGATTCTGATAAACGAGGAGGAGCTAATGGAGGACGTATTCGTTTAGAACCACAAAGAAATTGGGAAGCTAATAACCCAACAGAATTATCTAAAATATTAGATATTTATGAAGGGATTCAAAATGGCTTTAATGGAACGGTATCTATTGCAGATTTAATTGTTTTAGGAGGATCTGTTGGTGTAGAATTGGCTGCTAAAAATGCAGGTTATAATGTAACGGTTCCATTTACAAGCGGGAGAGGTGATGCAACA is from Flavobacteriaceae bacterium and encodes:
- a CDS encoding thiol peroxidase — its product is MAKLTLGGTPVETSGELPKVGTVAPDFKLTAVDLSTKTLKDYAGKNIVLNIYPSIDTSTCATSARKFNEAASAMENTVILCISRDLPFAQSRYCSSEGLENIINLADYKDNLFSKAYGVNFIDGPFETLHSRCIVVINSEGIITHTEQVQEIANEPNYDAVMSVL
- the katG gene encoding catalase/peroxidase HPI yields the protein MDNIKGGDISQCPFMGGPQKQTAGNGTTNRDWWPNELKLNILRQNAAKSNPVGESFDYAQAFNDIDYATLKQEVIDLMTDSQDWWPADHGHYGGFMIRMAWHSAGTYRVGDGRGGASSGSQRFAPLNSWPDNGNLDKARLLLWPIKKKYGKKLSWADLMILAGNCALESMGFKTFGFGAGREDIWEPEQDIYWGSEKEWLGNDARFSEGRDKLEAPLGAVHMGLIYVNPEGPNGKPDPLGSAFDMRETFGRMAMNDEEIVALTAGGHTFGKAHGAADPDKYVGAEPHGAAIEEMSTGWKNTYGTGVLDDAITSGLEGAWTPNPNKWDHDFFKVLLDYDWELTTSPAGASQWTPKADSGAPTAATAGDASKRQALMMTDADMALKVDPEFLKISQRFKENPEAFEDAFARAWFKLTHRDMGPISRYLGPEVPKEELIWQDPIPAGTNLSDSEVNTLKDAIIASDLTVSQLVTTAWASASTYRDSDKRGGANGGRIRLEPQRNWEANNPTELSKILDIYEGIQNGFNGTVSIADLIVLGGSVGVELAAKNAGYNVTVPFTSGRGDATQEQTDVESFCYLEPQADGFRNFIKNNQTAAAEELLIDRAQLLTLSIPEMTALVGGLRVIGANYDGSNNGVFTDSKGALTSDFFVNILDFTYTWSATSADDTIFEGRNRRTGEVKFTGTRADLIFGSNTELRAVAEVYGAGDGAEQFVNDFVAAWTKVMNLDRFDLA